A part of Oncorhynchus clarkii lewisi isolate Uvic-CL-2024 chromosome 17, UVic_Ocla_1.0, whole genome shotgun sequence genomic DNA contains:
- the LOC139369795 gene encoding leucine-rich repeat neuronal protein 1-like, with the protein MAPSPLLWPPLAWLCVGLLLPLVQGGECPRLCVCEVRPWFTPQSTYREAATVDCNDLRLTHIPSNLSSDTQVLLLQSNSIAHTSGELEALFNLTELDLSQNNFSTMEAVGLANMNQLTTLHLEENQISQLPDHCLQDLSNLQELYINHNQISTIAPGAFSGLHSLLRLHLNSNRLRVIDNRWFEATPNLEILMIGENPVIGILDMNFKPLGSLRSLVLACMDLTDIPGNALVGLDNLESLSFYDNKLVRVPQLALQKVPNLKFLDLNKNPVHKIHEGDFRNMLRLKELGINNMADLVSIDSYALDNLPELTKLEATNNPKLSYVHRTAFRDVSSLESLMLNNNALNSVYQHTVEALPNLREISLHSNPLRCDCVIQWMSSNRTSVRFMEPLAMLCTSPPELRGQRVREVKLPDSPEQCLPFISHDTFPSHLSLELGMSVSLDCRAIAEPEPEIYWVSPMGSKITVDTVSERYHLSSEGTLQLSHVQVEDSGRYTCIAQNTEGADTRVTTIRVNGTLLDSAEVMKIYVKQTESHSILVSWKINSNVMTSNLKWASATMKIDNPHITYTARVPVDVHEYNLTHLQPATEYEVCLTVSNIHLQTHKSCVNVTTRSVTFTLDVLDQRPSAALLAVMATMLAFLSLTTVGVYVARRWKRKNYHHSLKKYMQKTSSIPLNELYPPLINLWEADSEKDKEGGTESKPSPVDTTRSYYMW; encoded by the coding sequence ATGGCTCCAAGCCCCCTCCTCTGGCCCCCGCTGGCATGGCTGTGTGTGGGGCTGCTGTTGCCCCTGGTGCAGGGCGGGGAGTGCccgcggctgtgtgtgtgtgaggtgcgcCCCTGGTTCACCCCCCAGTCCACCTACAGGGAGGCGGCCACGGTGGACTGCAACGACTTGCGGCTGACACACATCCCCTCCAACCTgtcttctgacacccaggtgctGCTGCTCCAGAGCAACTCCATCGCCCACACCAGCGGGGAGCTAGAGGCCCTGTTCAACCTGACGGAGCTGGACCTGTCCCAGAACAACTTCAGCACAATGGAGGCTGTGGGCCTGGCCAACATGAACCAGCTTACCACCCTTCACCTGGAGGAGAACCAGATTAGCCAGCTGCCTGACCACTGCCTGCAGGACCTCAGCAACCTACAGGAACTCTACATCAACCACAACCAGATCAGCACCATCGCCCCCGGGGCTTTCTCCGGTCTGCATAGCCTGCTGCGCCTCCACCTCAACTCCAACAGGCTCCGGGTTATCGACAACCGCTGGTTCGAGGCAACGCCCAACCTGGAGATCCTGATGATCGGAGAGAATCCTGTCATTGGCATCCTGGACATGAACTTCAAGCCACTGGGGAGCCTGAGGAGCCTGGTCCTGGCCTGCATGGACCTCACCGACATTCCTGGGAATGCTCTGGTGGGCCTGGATAACCTGGAGAGCCTATCCTTCTACGACAACAAGCTGGTCCGGGTGCCCCAGCTGGCCCTGCAGAAAGTGCCCAACCTGAAATTCCTAGACCTGAACAAGAACCCAGTGCACAAGATCCATGAGGGAGACTTCAGGAACATGCTGCGTCTGAAGGAGCTTGGTATCAACAACATGGCTGACCTGGTATCCATCGACTCTTACGCCCTGGACAACCTGCCTGAGCTGACCAAGCTGGAGGCCACTAACAACCCCAAGTTGTCCTACGTGCACCGGACGGCCTTCAGGGACGTGTCCTCCCTGGAGAGCCTGATGCTAAACAACAATGCCCTCAACTCTGTCTACCAGCACACCGTTGAGGCGCTGCCCAACCTCCGCGAGATCAGCCTGCACAGCAACCCACTACGTTGCGACTGTGTCATCCAGTGGATGAGCTCCAACAGGACCAGCGTGCGCTTCATGGAGCCCCTGGCTATGCTGTGTACCTCGCCGCCCGAGCTCCGGGGCCAGCGGGTCAGAGAGGTGAAGCTGCCGGACTCCCCAGAGCAGTGCCTGCCTTTCATCTCCCACGACACCTTCCCCAGCCACCTGAGCCTTGAGCTGGGCATGAGTGTCAGCCTGGACTGCAGGGCTATTGCTGAGCCCGAGCCAGAGATATACTGGGTGTCTCCTATGGGGAGCAAGATAACAGTGGACACGGTGTCGGAGCGGTACCACCTGAGCAGTGAGGGAACCCTGCAACTGTCCCACGTCCAGGTGGAGGACTCCGGTCGCTACACCTGCATAGCCCAGAACACAGAGGGCGCCGACACACGCGTCACCACCATCCGCGTCAATGGCACCCTGCTGGACAGTGCCGAGGTGATGAAGATCTACGTCAAGCAGACCGAGTCCCACTCCATTCTGGTCTCCTGGAAGATCAACTCCAACGTCATGACCTCCAACCTCAAGTGGGCATCGGCCACCATGAAGATTGACAACCCCCACATCACCTACACTGCACGCGTGCCCGTCGACGTGCACGAGTACAACCTGACCCACCTGCAGCCGGCCACCGAGTACGAGGTGTGCCTCACTGTTTCCAACATTCACCTGCAGACCCACAAGTCGTGCGTCAACGTGACCACGCGCAGCGTCACCTTCACCCTGGACGTGTTGGACCAGAGACCTAGTGCCGCCCTGTTAGCCGTCATGGCCACCATGCTGGCCTTCCTCAGCCTGACTACTGTGGGGGTGTATGTGGCCCGGCGCTGGAAGAGGAAGAACTACCACCACTCCCTGAAGAAGTACATGCAGAAgacctcctccatccccctcaatgAGCTCTACCCGCCCCTCATCAACCTATGGGAGGCAGACAGTGAGAAGGACAAGGAGGGCGGTACAGAGAGCAAGCCCTCCCCCGTGGACACCACACGCAGCTACTACATGTGGTGA